The following nucleotide sequence is from Zea mays cultivar B73 chromosome 1, Zm-B73-REFERENCE-NAM-5.0, whole genome shotgun sequence.
GTGGTGGTGCCATGGCAAAATACAGGTTAGTTTCAGAGAAAGAAGTCACACAACATATGCGTTCAACTATTGGCAGGGTTTTTTACAAAAAAAAAGGCACCAGTCAAGTAACAGAATGCAGCCCTTATTAATGGAAACCAAATTTTTAAAAATATCATCATCTGTCAGTATTTACATGAGTTCACCAGGAAAAGTTAATGTGGTCAAGCTGAATGCAAGAAAAAGCTAACAGCTAAGCCATTAGAACTGGGAGAAGACTAACATAACCTCAATGCAAGAATAGAATAAATTTAGAGTGCGTTGAAAATGGGACCATGGATATGCTCTGCTAGTTCGAAGGGGCAACAAAGTGATATTACCAACACAAACATGATCATGTCTGGTAGGGCACCAAATTGCAAGTGACGAAAGATATCATGCTACATTGATTGACGATAATTTTTGGAGCAAGAAAAATAAGATACTTATGATTATCCACAATCTATCTAGGTACTTTGATCCCCCCCCCCTAGGTAGCCACcgacataaacaaaaaaaaaTCCTCAACACCCTAGTCCTACTTATGTGAAAATACAAGTCAGTTAAACATGTTTAGTGGAAAAGATAAACATTATAGAGCGGCCAGTAGACTGGCAGAAACGAATTGTACCAGATATTTCGACTAACCATACTTTCTTATAGAACGAACCATCCCTCATTTTCAAGGCCATACTCATACTGCCAGTTCAATACATTGTAGAAAATATTTCAACTAAAGCATTTATCTAATCTTTGAGCTTCTATTTTTCAAGAATCGTTTTTTTTGGGCACAAGCAACTATGCTTAGTACATCAGGTGCTTGAAtgattcatctttcttcttctttaaagTTTAAACTGTGTAAATGGTTTACAGATGCTATTCTATATAATATTAAAGCTGCACAACCGTACGAGAACATACTCAGTCACATTGAGGAAGAAAAACATAAACTGCATTGTCCAGCAGAGATTTGAAATAATGTGTTAATTCGACATAGCATCCTTTATATGAGTAAACGTTAAATGCATTGCTCCCTGTTCCAATAAATAATGTTTACAAAGCTAAAATAGACGAAACCAGTGCTTCTTACAAGGAAATGCAATGTACATCGAAGTCGTCTTTACAAATTCATTTATCCTAAATACATATTGAAAACAAAGAAGATTGCAAGGAAGAAATCTGAGCTATAGCAACAAAATTTTACATTCCGTGGCACATGACAAGGAATCTATGGTACAATTCTTGCCTTGAACAATGCCATGTAGCTACAAAAGATCACAACAGGGAGAAAACAAACAACTTTGTGTACATAACAAGTTACAAGAAGTGTAATGGTACAAAAAAATAATGTTACATGTTGTTACCAGCACATGACTACCAACAGTACATTGAAAAAAGAGGGTTACAGTTGAAAAATAAACATGGGATCAGATTAGGCTTCACTTACATCTCACATTCTTGCTACAACACATCGCCAGAGACACAAAATATTAGAACCACCACAGCCAGAAGCAGTAAGAAGATGCTAGCTTTCAACCATGCCAGTGTGCAAGTAAGACTCAGGTCTGGATAAACATGTGCCATTTTGCCTCTACATTAGTATCTCACTAGCTATGACTACTGAGGTGTCATCCGCCTGCGCTTAGAGTGGTCAGCCTCCCTTGACCTGCTGCGTATCCCAGATGACCTCCCTCTGTCCCAGTCCTCATTACGTTCTGAATCACGATCCCTGTGCCTGTGATTATCGCCATAGCGATCTCTGTCATCCTTgtgtctctccctctccctatctctgtccctctccctctccctctccctatctCGATCTCGGTCTCTTTCCCGGTCACGGTCTCTTTCCCTGTCTCTGTCATAGTCACGATTCCTCTCACGGTCCATGTCACGCTCATCTCGGTGCCTCCTCTCTGGCCACTCCTGTGCAGGGGGCGCATCCTTCTCCCTTTCACGCCTCCTCTCTGGCACACCAGACCACTCCCTCTCTGGTGGCCTCTCTTTCCCATGGCTCCCCCCTTCTCCATACTGCTGATCAGAAGCTGCATCATCCCCGTAACTGGACTGTTCCTCCCCACCCCAGGCTCCCATGTTGGGATCAGGCCACATTCCACCGGCACCCATCCCAGCCCGACCAAAGAAAGCTGGGTTAACATGTGGAGCGACAACCGGCGGAAATGGCTGCATCAGCCCAGGGAATGGCATAGCCCCTGGTCCACCAGGAAAACCGCCAAACCCACCACCCATCCTTCCCATAGCGCCATAACCAGCAGGATCAAAGCCCTGCCCCAGCATTCCACCCGGTGGCATCATTGGTGGCGGCGGTGCAACCATCCCCCCATTCCCCATTATCCCGCGGCCGCCGCCAGCTGGGCCCATCCTGTTCCTCATGTTACCAACAGGGCCTCTGTTCCCCATGCCTCCGCCACCTCTTCCCCAATTTCCACCACCTCCGCCTGCTCCACCACCGGCACCAGATCCAACAGCTCCTCCACGCCCACCACCATAATTACCGCCCACCTGTGGCCCTGCGGCACCACCGCCCCCTCTGCCACCCTTGGGCTGCATATTCGATGTCTGTGCAGCCATAGCCTGCTGGTTCTTCACCTGCGCCTCGCCC
It contains:
- the LOC103641426 gene encoding cleavage and polyadenylation specificity factor subunit 6, which translates into the protein MTHWIEAHYQSTREHSHTFLRTSHRHQGPTPSAPAPTASTSTPAPPAAPPLPTPSAHTDPENPNPRHRPAAAMDPAGDPAFHRNEAISAVQDVDQYYGDDDDFDDLYNDVNVGDGFLHASHQAPPPRPPTQQAPPPQQLHPPPQQQPPPPPQQQPPAHTLPPPPPHVPPPPQQVRIPGVAVPAPGIPPGQTNLHPPPQPLAAPAPPPAQHHQIQQGDGFHRSGGNFAGGPIVVGNGGAAGGGDGPGGTTLFVGELHWWTTDADLESELIKYGSVKEVRFFDEKASGKSKGYCQVDFYDPGAAAACKEAMNGHTFNGRPCVVAFATPNSVRRMGEAQVKNQQAMAAQTSNMQPKGGRGGGGAAGPQVGGNYGGGRGGAVGSGAGGGAGGGGGNWGRGGGGMGNRGPVGNMRNRMGPAGGGRGIMGNGGMVAPPPPMMPPGGMLGQGFDPAGYGAMGRMGGGFGGFPGGPGAMPFPGLMQPFPPVVAPHVNPAFFGRAGMGAGGMWPDPNMGAWGGEEQSSYGDDAASDQQYGEGGSHGKERPPEREWSGVPERRREREKDAPPAQEWPERRHRDERDMDRERNRDYDRDRERDRDRERDRDRDRERERERDRDRERERHKDDRDRYGDNHRHRDRDSERNEDWDRGRSSGIRSRSREADHSKRRRMTPQ